The sequence below is a genomic window from Desulfovibrio sp..
GTCATGAAGGGGCAGATAGATCGGGCCGACATCCCCAAGTTTGTGGCGGAACACGGCATGCCCGGCTTTGCCCCCATCCAGGGGCACATCCCCTCCGGCGTACCCTATGTGGGCCACGCCATTGAAGATATCAAACAAGGCCGCATCAAGCGCGCCATGATCATAGGCAAGGGTAGCCTGTTCCTGGGCCGCCTGACCAACCTGGCCGACGGCGCTTCCTTTATTATGGAAGCCCCCGGCACGAGCGCGGCACAGGCGCAGAACGTCAGCCAGCAGGATGTGACCGAACTGCTGCTGACAGCCCTGAGCGACGTGGCGGCCAACCTGCAAAAGGGTCAGTAGGAGGCAGGCGTATGGCTAGTCAAAACGACAGGCGGGCCATCCTCGGCAAGGCCCTTGAGGATCTGGTCACGCGGGCGCGCAGTGGACGCGCGCCGTGCCGCATCGGCCTCATGGCCGCTGGCGGCGAGCATTCGGATACGGAATTCCTCTCGGCGGCGGCTGTGGCCATGAAGGAGGACGCCGCACTGACCGTGGTCGGCGTGGGGCCACGGCCTGCGGGACTCGTGCCTGCGGGCATGGACTGGATCGAAACCGGCTGCGAAGGCAATGAACTGGCTGCGGGGATGGAAAAAGCCCTGGAAGACGGCCATATCCAGGGCGCGGTGGCCCTGCACTATCCCTTCCCCCTGGGCGTGACCACGGTGGGCCGCGTTCTGACTCCTGCTTTCGGCAAGGCCATGTTTGTGGCCTGCACCACGGGCATGAGCGCGGCCCAGAGGCAGCAGGCACTCTTGCGCAACGCCGTGCTGGGCATGGCTGTGGCCAGGGCCATGGGTCTTACGTCCCCCGCTGTGGGCGTGCTCAATGTGGACGCGGCCCCGCAGGTGCTGCGGGCGCTGAACCGCATGGCGGAACGCGGCTACGACCTGCGCCTGGGACAGAGCGTCCGTGGCGACGGCGGTTCGCTGCTGCGGGGCAACGACCTTCTGGCTGGCGCTGTGGACGTGTGCGTCACGGACACGCTCACGGGCAATATACTCATGAAGCTCTTCAGCGCCTTTACCTCCGGCGGAGCCTACGAAACCACGGGCTGGGGCTACGGCCCCTCTGTGGGCGAAGGCTGGAACCGGGTGGTGAGCATCGTTTCCCGCGCTTCGGGCGCTCCGGTCATGGCCAATGCTCTGGCCTATACGGCCGCTGCCGTGCGCGGCAACCTGCCCGACGTGGTGGCCGAAGAACTGCGCCGGGCCAGGGCCGCCGGGCTGGACGATGAACTGGCCGCCTTTGAAAAGGCTGCAGGGGTGGCCTCGGCCGAAACCGTGCAGGCCCCGCCCGCCGAACCCACGGATGAAGAGATCCACGGCATTGACGTGCTGGACCTTGAGCAGGCGGTACACTGCCTGTGGAAGGAAAACATCTACGCCGAGGCGGCCATGGGCTGCACCGGACCTGTGGTCAAGCTGGCTGTGACCCATCTTGAGAAGGCCCGTGAAATCCTGAAAGCCGCCGGATACATATAATCCTCCGACAGGCGGGCCGCCTGTGCCAAAGCGTCCGGCACAGCCCCCGGCCCGCCTTTATCGGTACATTGTAATCGTACGCAAGCAAGCGAGGTAGGAAATGATTATTGTTGATAAAGAAAATTTTGAGGCCGAAGTACAGCAAAGCGCCATGCCCTGCGTGGTTGACCTCTGGGGCCCGCAGTGCGGCCCCTGCCTGGCCCTGATGCCCGAAGTGGAAAAGCTGGCCGCCGCATATGACGGCAAGGTGAAATTCTGCAAGCTCAACGTGGCGGAAAACCGCCGCCTGGTCATCAGCCTGCGCGTCATGGCCGTGCCCACCATCCTGTTCTACAAGGGCGGGGAATGCGTGTCGCGCGTGTCCGGCGACGCTGTTTCCATTGAGGCCATCAAGGCCGAGACGGAAAAATTGCTGTAGGCACTTGTCAGCTTTCGCGCTGGTTCCGTCACGGGCAGGGCCGCGCGAGAATAACGTGGACAACGGGCCGCCGCATTGGCCCGTTCGACAAAAAGCCCATAATCACAAGGAGTAAAGCAATGGCTAAGCTCGAAGGCAAGAAGCTTCTGCTGCTTGGCGAAAGGGACGGTGTACCCGGCCCCGCCATGGCGGACGTCTTCGCCGATTCGGGAGCGGAGATCCTGTTCTCCGCCACCGAATGCTTCGTTTGAACGGCCGCAGGAGCCATGGATCTGGAAAATCAGCAGCGCGTCAAGGACGCGGCTGAGAAGTTTGGTGGTGAGAACGTCGTGGTTGTTCTCGGCTCTTCCGACCCTGAAGGGGCGGAAATCTATGCCGAAACAGTCACCCTGGGCGACCCCACCTACGCCGGATCCCTGGCTGGAGTCCCGTTGGGACTCTGCGTATATCATGTGCTTGAGCCGGAAATGAAGGCCGCTGCCGATCCCGCCAAGTGGGAAGAGCAGATCAGCATGATGGAAATGGTACTGAATGTGGACGCGCTGGTGGCCGCAGTGAGCAAGATGCGCGCGGAAAACAGCAAATATAGCCTATAATTGAGCCCGCCTCCCCCCCACCCACAGGGCAAGAGTCCCGCGCGCGTTGAAAAGACGCGCGCGGGACTCCATCATTACGGGCATACCCTGCATGGGCATACCCTGCCCGGCACAGCCTCTTGAGCGGGCAAAGGTATCATCTCTGCAGCGACCCGGAGCCTGGCGTTCAGCTCAGGGAACAGTTGGTATGAGAGCCGTATTGGCCCATATCCCCCCGGCATGGCTGGCGGCCGTTTGCGGGCTCGACTTTTATTGTGTGTTATACTGGGAGCTCCTCACCTTCATCTTTATCATGACAAGCCTGACAATCATGATAATCATAAACGCCGACCCCAGATAGCCATTCAGCACGTAGATGTAGTTTATCAGTATGTTATAAGGCGTGAACATGGCGATAAGGAGCCCGGCTGCGGC
It includes:
- the grdD gene encoding glycine/sarcosine/betaine reductase complex component C subunit alpha, whose amino-acid sequence is MASQNDRRAILGKALEDLVTRARSGRAPCRIGLMAAGGEHSDTEFLSAAAVAMKEDAALTVVGVGPRPAGLVPAGMDWIETGCEGNELAAGMEKALEDGHIQGAVALHYPFPLGVTTVGRVLTPAFGKAMFVACTTGMSAAQRQQALLRNAVLGMAVARAMGLTSPAVGVLNVDAAPQVLRALNRMAERGYDLRLGQSVRGDGGSLLRGNDLLAGAVDVCVTDTLTGNILMKLFSAFTSGGAYETTGWGYGPSVGEGWNRVVSIVSRASGAPVMANALAYTAAAVRGNLPDVVAEELRRARAAGLDDELAAFEKAAGVASAETVQAPPAEPTDEEIHGIDVLDLEQAVHCLWKENIYAEAAMGCTGPVVKLAVTHLEKAREILKAAGYI
- the grdA gene encoding glycine/sarcosine/betaine reductase complex selenoprotein A, which translates into the protein MAKLEGKKLLLLGERDGVPGPAMADVFADSGAEILFSATECFVUTAAGAMDLENQQRVKDAAEKFGGENVVVVLGSSDPEGAEIYAETVTLGDPTYAGSLAGVPLGLCVYHVLEPEMKAAADPAKWEEQISMMEMVLNVDALVAAVSKMRAENSKYSL
- a CDS encoding thioredoxin family protein gives rise to the protein MIIVDKENFEAEVQQSAMPCVVDLWGPQCGPCLALMPEVEKLAAAYDGKVKFCKLNVAENRRLVISLRVMAVPTILFYKGGECVSRVSGDAVSIEAIKAETEKLL